AATGCTCGTATGCATCAAACAGTTGCGGATATACTAGACAAGTATGACACATATCAACTCGATCTAAACATTATACGAAAATGTCAATGACCAAAGGGAATATAAACATCTTTTATCTTACAATGCAAATTACCAGATATTTAACATAAATTGGTCGGAAAATTTCAATAGAGTCTGATCCTTTTTAGTTTTAGGCGACATAAAAAACGTCTACTACCAAATAGTGACCGTTACTATCAGATGGTGGTtggtaatatatatgtacttttgACGCGTCTGTTTCCTTAGGCGGTcatgaaatgaataaaatatgaattgACAATAATCCAGAGAGAGGAATCTTCCTAGATGtacagacaaaaaaaaaaaaaaaaaaaaaaaaaaccaaatgcATAATACATGATACAATCTAAACTCGGAAATATCTTTTACGACAACACGCCATAACTGCATTCCAAATACACAATATTAACATACAACGATTCAATAAAACTGAATGGATACCGATATTTACTGCGTACAAGTATTAACTTTAAAATTGTCTATTTCAACACATGTTCAAATAAGTATACGTCTTTTAAACATGTTCTATATTTTCCGTAATGGAAACGTAGTTGAAATTTACTTCATCTGTTGATAAGTTTACGTCATTTGTATTAAAGAGCGCGACCCTCCTTCTAATGTCGTATCAATCAACCAGACGCTTGGTAGTGTCGTTGCAACCTCAATCAATATTAGACATTTCATAAAAAGAAATCACGTATTATTCTTTCTCTCCTCCTAGTAGCCATATTCACTACATCGTCAACTCAATGCCTTATATAAAGAAAAGACGATATAACGTCAGAATCTTACGGACTATCTGTCCTCCAtctgttttacatttatatcCATCCATTATGTCCTTACACGACAACGATTCCTCTGCTTTTAATATTTCAAGGTATTAAAGAGAATGTTTTCCAGTCATACCAAAGTATGTATTGTGATTGAATAGTCTCCCTATTGATTAGAATTCTCTGTATTTCCAGATGTTTCCACCTGTGTATCCGTATCGCCTCCCTTCTCCGTTACGTCATTTGTTGATGAACCTTCATCATCTCTTTCTGAGGTATGTACTCCTGCACTTATCGGGTATTGTGTGACAGATACACCCGATCGTCTCTTCTTCTTTGTCTCAACTGGAACCGTAGTTCGGCTTTCAATCATTTCCTCAGTGGATGGCGCATCTGATGTCGATGTTTTATGTACCACTGAAACCCTGGCACGTCTTCCTATCATTTCCTCAGTGGCAGAGACATCTGATGCGGGGATAATCTGCGCGACAGACTCTTTTGTTCCTCTGTCAGTATTTACGTCATCTAAATGACCAGCTGATGCAGATGCAAACTTTTCATTATCttgattattttcatctttgttAGTGGAAATATTAGTTTCTTCATTGGAGGGCATTTTCTTGACTTCCTCCGAGGGATAAGACTGGTATTTTACAGGTTCTCGAAGAGAGTGCTCCTGTGTACTTTTTATATCCGGGGACATTTTGATACCTTTTGGCTGCGCGTTTTTTCGTGAATAGATGCGCCCAGGTAATGGCACCGCGAGAGCGGACCCCAGTGGTGTGTGTTGGTAGTTAGTGAGTTCTCCAGGAATCGCACTTTCATGTTCAACCTCGTCATCTTCTTCTGGTATTGATATGTTATCTATGTTGAAAGCTTGACAACTATCACTTTGTTTTCCCAGTAGCCAGTAAGTCTGCATTTCTCCTTTTccctgaaaaaaacccaataaaacaaaaatgttcagACTGTTTTAATACATCTGATGATAGGCAGTACTGAGGTATTTTGATGTTTTGCCAGATGCAATATCAGCCaattaatgaaaatgattatttttttggAACAGTGTGTGTGCTAATTTTGATCACAATATTTTCTTATAATTGCAATTATTAGTCATGGCTAGAAAATTTCTGGTGAAAGATTTTCTTGCTAGGAATCCTGGCTTTCAAACCGAAACCTTGTACGTCACTAAAACCATTAACTTGTATGTCATTGAAAACCATATCCTTGTAAGTCACTGAAAATCTTGACTACGTCAATGAAAACCATGTCTTTGTGCGTCACTGAAAACCATTAACTTTTACGTCACTGAAAACCATAACCTTGCACGTCGCATAAAACCATTACCTTGTACGTCACTGAAAACAATAACCTTGTACGTCACTGAAAACCATGACTTTGTACGTCACTGAAAACCATGACCTTGTACGTCACTGAAAACCATTAACTTGTACGTCACTGAAAACCATGACTTTGCACGTCACTGAAAACCATGACTTTGTACGTCACTGAAAACCATGACTTTGTACGTCACTGAAAACCATGACTTTGCACGTTACATAAAACCATGATTTTGTACGTCACACTGAAAACAATGACCTTGTACGTCACTGAAAACCATGACTTTGTACGTCACTGAAAACCATGACTTTGCACGTCACATAAAACAATGACCTTGTACGTCACTGAAAACCATGACTTTGTACGTCACTGAAAACCATGACTTTGTACGTCACTGAAAACAATAACCTTGTACGTCACTGAAAACCATGACTTTGTACGTCACTGAAAACCATGACTTTGCACGTCACATAAAACCATGACCTTGTACGTCACTGAAAACCATTAACTTGTACGTCACTGAAAACCATGACTTTGCACGTCACTGAAAACCATGACTTTGTACGTCACTGAAAACCATGACTTTGCACGTTACATAAAACCATGATTTTGTACGTCACTGAAAACCATTAACTTGTACGTCACTGAAAACCATGACTTTGCACGTCACTGAAAACCATGACTTTGTACGTCACTGAAAACCATTAACTTGTACGTCACTGAAAACCATGACTTTGTACCCACTGAAAACCATGACTTGTACGTCACGTCACTGAAAACATGACTTTGTACGTCACTGAAAACCATTAACTTGTACGTCACTGAAAATCATGACTTTGTACGTCACTGAAAACCATGACTTTGTACGTCACTGAAAACCATGACTTTGTACGTCACTGAAAACCATAACTTTGCACGTACATAAAACCATGATTTTGTACGTCACTGAAAACCATTAACTTGTACGTCACTGAAAACAATGACCTTGTACGTCACTGAAAACCATTAACTTGTACGTCACTGAAAATCATGACTTTGCACGTCACTGAAAACCATGACTTTGCACGTTACATAAAACCATGATTTTGTACGTCACTGAAAACCATTAACTTGTACGTCACTGAAAACAATGACCTTGTACGTCACTGAAAACCATTAACTTGTACGTCACTGAAAATCATGACTTTGCACGTCACATAAAACCATGACTTGTACGTCACTGAAACCATTAACGTACGTCATAGACTTGTACGTCACTGAAAACCATAACTTTACGTCACTGAAACAATGACAATGACTTGTACGTCACTGAAACAGACTTGTACGTCACTGAAAACCATAAGTTTCGTCACTGAAACAATGACCTTGTACGTCACTGAAAACCATTAACGTTTACGTCACTGAAACAATGACCTTGTACGTCACTGAAAACCATTAACGTTTACGTCACTGAAACAATGACTTTGTACGTCACTGAAAACCATGACTTTGTACGTTGAAAACATGACTTTGCACGCACATATAACCTTGTACGTCACTGAAACCATGACTTTGTACGTCACTGAAAACCATGACTTTGTACGTCAAACATACTTGTACGTCACTGAAAACCATACTATGACATGACTGACGTCACAAAACAAACTTGACTTTGTACGTCACTGAAAACAAAACCATGACTTTGTACGTCACTGAAAACCATGACTTTTGTACGTCACTGAAAACCATGACTTTGTACGTCACTGAAAACCATGACTTTGTACGTCACTGAAAACCATTGCACTGAAAACATTGTACGTCACTGAAAACCATGATTTGTACGTCACTGAAAACCATGACTTGTACGTCACTGAAAACAATGACTTTGTACGTCACTGAAAACCATTAACTTGTACGTCACTGAAAACATGACTTTGCACGTCACTGAAAACCATGACTTTGTACGTACTGAAAACCATGACTTTGTACGTCACTGAAAACCATGACTTTGCACGTTACATAAAACCATGATTTTGTACGTCACTGAAAACCATTAACTTGTACGTCACTGAAAACAATGACCTTGTACGTCACTGAAAACCATTAACTTGTACGTCACTAAAAACATGACTTTGCACGTCACATAAAACCATGCCCGTCACTGAAAACCATGACTTTGCACGTTACATAAAACAATGACCTTGTACGTCACTGAAAACCATTAACTTGTACGTCACTGAAAACCATGACTTTGCACGTCACTGAAAACCATTAACTTGTACGTCACTGAAACAAACTTGTCGTCACTAAAACCATGACCTTGTACGTCACTGAAAACCATTAACGTTTACGTCACTGAAACATGACTTGTACGTCACTGAAACCATTAACGTTTACGTCACTGAAACAATGACCTTGTACGTCACTGAAAACCATTAACGTTTACGTCACTGAAACAATGACCTTGTACGTCACTGAAAACCATTAACGTTTACGTCACTGAAACAATGACCTTGTACGTCACTGAAAACCATTAACGTTTACGTCACTGAAACAATGACCTTGTACGTCACTGAAAACCATTACGTTTACGTCACTAAAACCGATGAACTTGTTACGTCACTAAAACTTGTACTCATGAAAACATTAACGTTTACGTCACTGAACATGACCTTGTACGTCACTGAAAACCATTAACATGGTGTTTCTAATCCACCAAATAAATAGCCGAAAAATGCAATCTGACTCGCAAAATTGAATCGACGGGAAAATAATGTTAGACATGAACATATGAAAATCGGTTTTACAGTAAGGGTTCACATTACGTAAACTCCTTACTTATCAAGCAGCGTTCGTATCACCGTTTGACCTGTTGATGGTGAGGCACTCATCGCTTGGCCATTGCACCCATCTTATATTCATATGAACATTAATTAATTGTGGTATAGCCGGTGATAACCTTTAATTTAATATGACCGGATCTTTCGGAAGCATTTTGGTTTTGAATACGTATGGTGAAATGGTGGAGGTGAAAGATATTGATTGAATATAATCATCGTATTTTCTCATATTCATATTCAGAGGATGCTTGGCATCTcgtttaagttatttttttcataattgagAATTATCAGACTAATGGGGTGAGAATTGTCTTTGATGCCTTATGGAGTGATAATTGTATACTCGTGGTAACAATTGACAATGTTAACCACGTGAGATATAGACAGATGCTTCAGCATTCAGACATAATCAATATTTAGCCAATATGTCTAAATACCATAAAAATCATTATAGTATAGGATCTATGATTGACTGTATAATGTTAATTGAAGTTAATGTAAAATTCACTATTCTTTAATCAAAAAgattataatttgaaaaaatataccaCGAAATCGCATCATTATGACATAGTGGCTTCACAACGGTTCGTAGTGACAACAtctaaacatataaaatatcgtTAGGAATGCTTTCGCAAGTAGCTTGCGTAATTTTAACCCTATAATGAATATGCCGTTAGAGCTTTGATTTCGGTTCAGACATACTTTTTGTATTTACAACTGTCGAGATAAGCTATAAACTTTTTATATGGCTACGTAGACCCGTATACCATTTCGATCACTTGTGCTAAACTACCTCCATGCTTCTAGTAATAAAAacaggaatatatatataaaaaaaaaatataaaataaaaaattggcAAAATTATAAATCTGTCATAAAGCATCTATCGTGCTATCTTCTCGCGGAATATCTAAGGATGTAAAACTATTTTTAGCTGCATATCTAAACCGAAGTGTTTTTTAAGAAGTGAATATGAATCAAATCGAGTCCATTCCATAACTTTAAGGTACAGTGCATATTACGCTGGTCATCTCACATCCCCAGCCTTCTTCGTTATTACCGCTCGAACTGGTGGACGATCACTACCCAAAGCGTGAACACATCAAAATGAACCTACGCGATGCTATAAAGACAATCTTGCGTTTGTTTGTCTATAGACCTTaggttaatttttattttatggcTTTATATTTATACTCTTTTTTTTCGAAATGTATACGGCTTTTAAGTTTCCTACATTTGATCACACATATAACTATTACATGATACTAACCTTTACAAAAATATTGCCTCTTTTCTTCATTACGAAGTAGCCGTATTTCGCCAGTCGTGTATAGGTGGACTGGCTTATTTGAATCATATTTGCTGCCGGAATAAAAAATAcagtgaaatattattttattacctACATAATGTGAAAGCTTGACAGAAGAAATACTTTGATaaggtatgtacatgtatacaattatcTAAACTTTGATGGAAAGATTCCCGGCAATATTTCAATGATAATTGTCATTggcttaaagtgaacagtcgggcaaagTCGGTAAAATGGTATTAATACAATAGTATAATTtctaatgaaatagaaaaacatAATTCCCTATCATAATCGCTCTGCATGCGAAGAAGTAAAACTAtgttataggaatcctaaacaATCCTCCCGGCTTGCTTTGTCCTGGTGACATGTCCACGCAGTCCCGCTTTCAAAGATAAATTTTTAGAAATGTGCTAAATTCAATGGGGCTTTtccattatttcatttcaaaactggACAAGGTAAGCAGAGCCTGAACTTTGTTTGGTATGTAAGGACTTGTGGAAGGCCAATgcacgcatttagactggttttctttgttCGAGTAATCACTTTGTCCATGTATATGATCTCATGACGTCAACGTTTGTGACAGCAAGGCCtaggcgtaatgatttcatagataaAATATCCTTGAGATTTTGAATGGGATTAGATTAAATTATAGGGATTAACTTGAAAGCTCTTATTATTAATGTGGTTTGTTTagaatatttgaattttgtgatttttacaactgtaaaaaatataaaccaGTTTATCTTTAATGACAACTGCAATATGTTCAACTTATGTACATCAATATTGCGTTGTAGTGTCATTCCGTATACATACGTTTTCCACAAGACTTCATTCTAGATGCGGTGTTGATCGTGTCACCAAACAGACAATACCTTGGCATCAGAAGACCAACTACACCAGCCATACAGGGGCCTGTTGATGTAAACAATGGCTACAGTTTTCAGTGTATTGATAAAAGTAATCTTATTAATACttcaatattaataaaacactgggtgaaaataaacaaaatatatacaaagaaTTCTAAACAAAGAATCCATAGGAGAATATGTGCTGCTTAATCAACATCCGAAATACAAATCTTGGTCAAATGAGTCCCAGGTGGCAATAACGAAAAGTCATATCTGCATTTAGTTTAGATAAATGTCTGTGCTATTTTATACGTTGGAGCGAATTACAGATAACACATTTTCCAAATCAAAATGAAACTTAAAGCATTAGATAGAAGATGTTTAACAACTAAACAGTGTTTTACCCGTATTTATTCCGAATCTCAGCTTGATAACCCGGTCCCCAGATAATACAAAAGGCTTGGTCAGGATCATTGCTCGGAGTGCAAGAGCTAGATTAGCTATCTCAACAGGATGTCGGTCTCTGTTCCGCTTTGGTATTCCTATAGatcaaaacaattaaatcataATCCACCTGAATCATGACGTGAAGTTACTGTTAACGAACTTATTTTcactacatttttttttcacgtTCTCAAGTTTAACTACCTTTGTCTAGCGATTAAAGTTTGCGAACACATGTTAGGTGAAATCAAGGCGAAATGCGAGACATTTAAAGAAACGCGACAATAAGTTGAAATGATAAATTAGAAAGATTTTCGAAATTGTTTTCTCCGTTAAACTTACCCGAAGAAACCATGTAGCAATCATTTATTGTCtccaccttatacacatcaaagcTGTCGAGACGCtcatcaatatttctgtacacgGCGCTCAACAGATCAACGATTTCTATCGGTGAGCTAGCCATTACTAGTCGGTTGAAATCAAAGATATCGATAAAAAACACTGTGGCAGATTTAAAATACTCGGCATCAATATGTagatttttcttcagtttatCGGCGACCGGTTTCGGTACCATCTGATAAAGGAGCGAGTCTGTCCTTCTCTTTTCTTTGCTGAGTTCCTTTGTTTTATGAACAAGAATGATGGCATAGTTCTGAATACTACTTGTCAGAGCTTCTGTAGATACCACGACAAACGGACATATAAAGAAAACAACGATTAAACATGTGATACTGACAGCCATGTTTTCCGTGATTATTCCAATATTAGTGGTGATCTGAGCGACTATGCTTTCACCAAGCTTTACTTGAATACCAAGTAGTGCATCCATGTAAATAGTCATGTTATCAAACCATTTCTGCGCTTTGAGAACATTAGGATTGACAACGTTTTCATCTGAATTCTGTATCTGGCTTCGATAGTAGTTTACTGTTTCTGTGACATTGTATGAGGAGCTGAAATATCCTTCTTTATACAAATTATCTACCTTATCAGAATACATATGAGCCGTGTAGTAAAATGCCCTGAATTTATGTACCCGTCGGTTGTACAATTCAAACGCATCCTGACTGTTAAAACCaccttttacaaaaaaataggTCCCCAGGGCTCTTTCTACTCCAGCGTCTTGCTTTCCAATGGTGATCTTGGTATACGCTATGAGATCCCTCCAGACACTTGCGAATGTGCCGCTACTGATTGTCTTGGTGAACCAGTACAGCATGGTATCAATGATGGCATTGTAAAAATCAATTTCGAAGTAAATATCATATTGGTTCTTGTTCACGAACTGCCTATGTCGTGAAAGATGAGCCAGTAAGGTTTCGCGAGTGGCGAAGACTGGGTTGTCCCATCCAGATGCGGAAGTTTCGTTCGGCCATATCGTCAAAGCTGTCAGGGCGTTGTCCGTCTCGATGTACTCGTCTAATAAGAATGTCCTAGTTTCTGGGCCCAATGCACTAAGGTAGAGAACGCTCATGTCACGTTCCCTTTGTAGGTGATGGATTAGTTGACCAACCTCCATGGTGAACAACAGTTGACGCATGTTCTACAAAAGAAACACTGGTTAAGTATGTAATACTTCCTCCTTCACAGCAATGCGATATGTCAATAGCAGAACATATTTGAAACCTTGGTAATATTTCTTGAATGAAAACCAATATATATCGATATGGAATACGTTCAACTCTCTGTTAAAAAGGCTCAAAATCAACAAATGGTAATACCGGCTAATGGTTTACCGGATGTTGGTGTTTTGTTCCGAGTAAATTGTCTTTTTCTCCAACTAGAAAATATTTAAGTCCTTAATTTCAATCAGTCTAGCAGTAAATTGGTTAGTAAACGAAAGCTGAAGTGAAGTGAGGATGGAAGATGCCTTACCTGTTCAGCAGTGGACTTATTCGTGATGGATTCCGTCAGGGTAAATACTGTGAAACCCCACAGTAATACGATTGGCGAGATAGTAAGGCACAACATCCTGGTGAGCTGCAACCGTTTGCCAGTGTCAGTCAAAATTCCTTGGCGACAGATATCTACAATAAAAagtttatgtattattttagtcggattacaaaattaattgaaatttcTGAAAAGTAGGTAACGAATTTCTGAAGaatcttataaaaatataaGTTAGTAttacaaaaaatcattttgctATGATTTCAAACTGCGATAAGCGTTAGTTACTTGGCTGATATTTTAGCCACATAAATTTTTACCTCATAGTCACCATTGTAAGATCATCTATTTATATCATAACTTAATGCGTCAATTTTCACACTTACTTGTGTTTTTGTTGGGGAGATGTACTTCGGAGCTCCCAAATGACAAAAGGGAGGAGACATTATTCACTGTTGCCGATGTCTGTGGTTAAAAACAGAATtgatacatcaatgatattataTCTTAAGGTGCTTTTATTTAACAACTCGTGTCTCAATCAAAAGTAATCACTTAATCTAATTTCATTTCCTTTACTTACGATACTTCACATCCAACCAGCTTTCGTAAAAGAGAAGACATCATCTTTTATCTTTATTCGTAAT
The nucleotide sequence above comes from Argopecten irradians isolate NY chromosome 1, Ai_NY, whole genome shotgun sequence. Encoded proteins:
- the LOC138316134 gene encoding uncharacterized protein, giving the protein MVLGMAKTSATVNNVSSLLSFGSSEVHLPNKNTNICRQGILTDTGKRLQLTRMLCLTISPIVLLWGFTVFTLTESITNKSTAEQNMRQLLFTMEVGQLIHHLQRERDMSVLYLSALGPETRTFLLDEYIETDNALTALTIWPNETSASGWDNPVFATRETLLAHLSRHRQFVNKNQYDIYFEIDFYNAIIDTMLYWFTKTISSGTFASVWRDLIAYTKITIGKQDAGVERALGTYFFVKGGFNSQDAFELYNRRVHKFRAFYYTAHMYSDKVDNLYKEGYFSSSYNVTETVNYYRSQIQNSDENVVNPNVLKAQKWFDNMTIYMDALLGIQVKLGESIVAQITTNIGIITENMAVSITCLIVVFFICPFVVVSTEALTSSIQNYAIILVHKTKELSKEKRRTDSLLYQMVPKPVADKLKKNLHIDAEYFKSATVFFIDIFDFNRLVMASSPIEIVDLLSAVYRNIDERLDSFDVYKVETINDCYMVSSGIPKRNRDRHPVEIANLALALRAMILTKPFVLSGDRVIKLRFGINTGPCMAGVVGLLMPRYCLFGDTINTASRMKSCGKPNMIQISQSTYTRLAKYGYFVMKKRGNIFVKGKGEMQTYWLLGKQSDSCQAFNIDNISIPEEDDEVEHESAIPGELTNYQHTPLGSALAVPLPGRIYSRKNAQPKGIKMSPDIKSTQEHSLREPVKYQSYPSEEVKKMPSNEETNISTNKDENNQDNEKFASASAGHLDDVNTDRGTKESVAQIIPASDVSATEEMIGRRARVSVVHKTSTSDAPSTEEMIESRTTVPVETKKKRRSGVSVTQYPISAGVHTSERDDEGSSTNDVTEKGGDTDTQVETSGNTENSNQ